The Lepeophtheirus salmonis chromosome 6, UVic_Lsal_1.4, whole genome shotgun sequence DNA window aaattgtacCATTTTATCATCCagtgaatattcaattatggcaatatcctcatcccaagtacagTATATCCTTCAgtaatatttagtatttgaaagtATTAGCAATAGGGGGAATCCCATTTTCACTGGCATTCTCAGGGTTTTACACCTACAAaaattccccaaaaaaatattatttccaagaAGTTGAATACATATTGAAGGTTTACTTTAAGAACTAAGTATAAAGTACGAACTCATGTTGAAAAGAATCAAAAACCTTTAgacaaagttttttaaaatttatgttacaattaaaattttatgggcattaacaaaaaaatcaaatgatgcCCAACGAAGGACAAATAAGTAACAATCCAAAAAGtgaatgtttaattattacttcacCTTCTAACgaaagaaatatgaattagtcTTTGATCTTTGACAAATTTATGGGTATGgcttgtttaaaattatttttttcctcttaatGTAAATTACATAAGCTCACTATCTCATTTTGGAATTTCTAggtcccaaaaaattaaaaatttgctttTCCGAGATCCCATTGGGAATATCAACacccattttaaatattttttaatattctttccCAATTTCTCAGTCATATAACAATAAATGGGAGATCGTTGtctgttgtcaaaaaaaactcTGTATGAAAGTGATTGACTTATTAGACCctttttcttgattaaaaatatttttttcaatccttaAGCAATCTTGTTAATGACAGTGATTAATTTATCACTAATCTTTCAttctgtttaattatttttcgaatGAAAAGAACACctaacacaaaattatttttaagtcgTTATTCCAATTTCAAAGTTCAAGTTCtgagtgttgtttttttttgttttgtttttttctttgtatccaaatacaactatatttcaacttattattCTTTCACGAATCCCATTTAATGTAAAAACCTAAATATCTAAGAGTGGTATTTTTAATCATgctcaaaagttataaaaacagTACCTGGGTCCTGTTTgtcttattatttaaacttagctttttctaaattatctctgtttccaaaaatatttgaaaaaacaatctCCTTGTCGAAGATTTgcctacaaaatataaattccttttAATTGAAGTTTCCGTTTCTGAATCTTTTGTATTCGGGCACAGGTTCTTGCCATTTCATTATAGTTTCCAATTGATtgtagcattattttttttcccaaaaaatctcttttattctgagataattcaattattttgttggGACTTTTACTTCAACCATTTTAATCCCAATGCTTTCTAttgatcttttttcaaaaatttctgaGCAAATGgcaaataactcaaatattattttcaatcatttctaaagcagtttctaaaaaaattataattgacaataattctaCACCACCGAgttttctttgacaaataaCTCGTTTCAAAGAGTTATTTAGTTATTCACATtacctatcaaaaaaatatgattaatgactcaagaatatgtaaatatgaGTACATTAGATCTACTTATATCAATCGGAAGGATTCCTTTagattttacattaataaattatagtgAATGACAGATCCATTAATCATATTAGCAGAAGTTCTTTCCAGGATCCACcaaatcataattaatgtgcattaaATTATAGATCTTGCTAAAAATGACATTTGGACATAACTTGATATCACTTGCATAGcaatttgtacacaacattATATGTTATTTGTAATTTGTGTCAGCAGATTGTTCAAGAtgtaatttcttcgtcttataatgtcttatttgattataatactagtcattttaattattaaatagtatttgatttcattttaatctattaaaattacttatttaaaaaatatctatttgtgATACAACTGTACATATTTGAACTATATAAATCCCCACAGAATGCTTAtcaataagtaattttcattaaaaatctacaaaaattacatcattaatctATCAATCATCAAAAGTATATTCAACTTgaacaatttgcttatacaagttataatttttacacaCATTATTAAACCTTTTTGGGGaatggtttttttatgatttggaAATCGGGTAATGCAGGGAAAACGTTAAAAACAGCTGCATTATATTGAAGTTGATCAAGTTTTTAATTTAGTCATTTGTAGAAAAACTTTGAAGTATCAGTAAGCTAAATTTCAGATCGAAGTATGACcttaacttttgaataaagtattaaaagtcTGATAACCATCTATGTCCTCCCTACATAagcttttaaatatgaatagtaagaaataaagttaactaagaacttgtcaattttttattcatttatcatcAGGTACATTTTGATTCCGACTTATTGCAAATTCATTGGGGATGTCAATACTTTTGAGTACTATTGTCCTTTTCAATCTAGATTAAACCTACTTGTCATAATGATGTAATTGTTACGCTTCTCGTTAAGCACGGATAATAGTAGGACGTGTGTTAAATAATTTCGCGCTTCAAACGCACATTGTTCTTCAtaaatatgtgtgtgtgtgtgtatctAAGTATGCAGTTGCTTAtatgaattcttttttaaaagcgtgtaaatttgaaataaggTCATTTTTCGAGAGTTTCCGTGTTAACGAAAACTATCTACTTGCTATTAGTTATAATCTCAACCCTCTAATatcaacattgaaaaatatatggaatttaTTCTTGGATTAAAGTGCTTAAAAATGAGATTTCTTGTTAAAGTAACTAATCCATTGTTTTATTAAGATGTGTTTCTATGTCCACAATGGTACATTAtgttttgcattatttttctttacagacATCATTGCTCTTACTACTTATGATAAATACAATAGCTTGTGAGGAATGGCTTGGATCAGAAGATTCTATGGATCTATCAACATCAGAATCTGCACTTCACTTTAGCCGTAATCGACAACCTCCTGCACATCCGTCCTTTTTTCGAAGGCCGCATTCAAGTAACCAACAACGATCAAAACAGGATTTATTTCAGCATAGAAAAGGTACTCAGCAGttgcaacaacaacaacagctcCAAAAAAAATGGAGACGCACAGCAACCGAAGGCGGAAGAGAGGTTCTTTTTTGGTGGAAGACCGAAGGGGCGTAGACGTCCTCATCCTTCATCATATGGTCCCCCAAAGCGACACCCACCAAGGCGACCCCACAATAAAAAACCTTCTTACGGAGGCAAACCTCATCCTCCCAGAGGTCACCCTAGCAGAAAACCGGCATATAAACCTTCCTATGGAAAACatcctcaaaatataaaatataaacagcCAGCTACTACCAAAAATCCAACATTCGCAGAACCTATAGACTCTTATGGATCTCCAAAGGCTCCCCCAGTGGATATAAATGATTCTTATGGATCTCCAAAAGCTCCCCCAGTAGACATAAATGATTCTTATGGTTCGCCAAAAGCACCAACTATTGATTCTACTGATTCATATGGATCACAACAAGCTCCTCCagtaattaatgattataaagCCCCTCAGACTCCAGCACCAACCAAATATAACTCAGTTAAATCTCTGACATCAAACAATTATGGAAAGCCAAAAGTTCCCACTTCCAATAAGTTTCAACCAGCCCAGGCTCCTGCATCAAATTCCTACGGCTCACCCAAGCATCCACCTTCTCAGAGTTATAATCCAATAACAAACCCTTCTTCTAATACTTATGGTAGCCCAAAGGCTCCCTTATACAAGCCAAAAAAACCTTCTAATAAATATAGACCATCTCCTGTTTCGAATTCTTATAAACCTCAAAATGCTTATAAGCCAGCCAAAAACCCAGTCAAAAATAGCTACGCTTCACCTCTTGCTCCAGCCTCCAATACTTATAAACCAGCAAAGGCCCCAGCCACTAATAGTTACAATCCACCACAAGCTCCAGCTTCAAATACTCAGAAACCGGTAAAAGCATCATCCACCAGTACTTACAGCTCACCTCAGGCTCCTGCTTCCAATAGCTATAATCCAGCTAAGGTACCTAGCTCAAATAGTTATAATTCACCCCCAGCTCCAACATCTAATACTTATAAACCAGCTACTGCACCTAGCtcgaataaatttaatttacccCCAGCTCCTTCTTCTAATAGCTATAAGCCAGCCAAGGCACCTAGCTCAAATAGTTATGATTCACCCCCAGCTCCAACTTCTAATAGCTATACGCCAGACAAGGCACCTAGCTCGAATAATTATAACTCACCCCCAGTTCTAGCTCCTAATAGCTATAAGCCAGCCAATATACCTAGCTCAAATAGTTATAATTCCCCCCCGGCTCCAACTTCAAATAATTACGGCTCTTCTCAAGCCTCAGCctcaaatacatataaatcCACTTCAAATAACAATGGTATATCTTCAACTAACGATTATGAACCACAATTGACTTCGGCTccaaatagttataattatccTGACGTCCCTTCTTTAAGCAGTTATGAATCAGCCGAGGCTCCAACATCATATGGTGTATCCTCTACAACAAAAGCACCCGTAACCACAGCTCCTCAATATGAAGCACCATCCTCAGGATTTGATACTTCGTCGTATCTAAATAACGACATTAGGGATTTCCCAACATTCCCAGCTCCTAACTTCCCAGAGCTATTCCCAAACTTTgttccaaatttcaaatttgattttcccAAAATAAGTAGgggtatgtaatttatttttttattgtgataatttaatttaatttttcaattattaggACAATCTAATTCTAATAAGGAACAAAAAGGGTCAAATCAACCATCAGATAGTTATTCTGTAGACCAAACAACTACGTCAACTACCTCTAGATATAGTTACAAAAAAGTGACAACCCAGAGCACAACCACTGTTACTGCTTCGACGTATGTGAGACCATCTCTAAACACACAAACCATTTATAGAGGACATGTTaactcaaaaaagaagaatccaaagCCTTCAAAAAGTTCCATATCCTCACACAAACCAGATAATGAGCCGATTAATTCTTATGAAGTAACTCAAAGTAGACCAAGTTCTTTTGTAATACCATCTTCGACCAAAAAGCCTATACTTCCAcccaaacaaaatataaagactAATGATCGGCCATATAGTCAATCTTCTTCAACAACTTATGGAAGCCCTTCTAACTCCCAATCGTCCTCTTACAGTAGCCAACCCTCTTCTTCATCTTATGGGGGCCCTTCCAGCTCTCCATCATCCTCTTACAGTAGCCAATCCTCTTCTTCATCCTATGGAAGCCCCTCCAGCTCCCCATCTTCCTCTTACAGTAGCCAACCCTCCTCGTCATCCTATGGAAGTCCGTCTAGCCCCCCATCATCCTCTTATAGTAGCCAATCCTCTTCTTCATCATATGGTAGTCCTTCTAGCCCTCCAGCATCGTCCTACAACAGCCAATCTTCATCATTTCAAAGcagttcttcacaaaaaaataatccatcatcaTCTAACCAAAGTCCCTCTCGTCAACCATCTTCCTCCTATGAAGGTAGTAATCAATCTTCATCCGAGACCTATGAAAGCCCTTCTAGGGAACCATCAGACGACTATGCCAGCAATCAATCACCTTCAACATCCTATGTAAGTCAAGTAAATAAACCAGAATCAACCTATAATGCTGGTTCTTCCTCTTCTTCATATGATGTTGATCCAACTTATGAAACACTTCCTGCAAGTAAACCTGTTTCTGGATACGGAATCCCCTCAGCTAACATTATTACGTCTTATGAAAATCCTGttcccaaaaatgaaaaaaaactaacatcTACAGGATATAGCAGCTCATCAAACGCAGCTTATCAAGCCATGTTCATGCCTTCGCCTCCTGACAGTAGTGATAAGAAATCAAGTTATGGTACATTAACCCCTTTATTGAACCCAATTAAAGTACCTAGTCCATCGTCCTACTCTCCTCCATCAGTAATTCCCCCAGTTACCTACGAAGTAGAAGAACAATCTTTTAACCCCCAGTCAGATTCTTCCCCGTCATTTCCTAGCCTTACTTATGAGCAAGCATCAGTGCTTAGTCCAACAGATCCAGAGCCTACGCCCTTTGAAGTTAAAGACACTTATAGCCCAAGCTTCAGCATACAGCAGGACACATATGCCTCTTCTTACTCTGCTACTGCTCCATCTTTCACCGACGAGTCTTTAAAGAACCCTTTTTCGACCTCAACCACCTATGGTAAAAGCTCCAATGAGGACAGATATGAAGAAAACAATGGATTAAATGGATCAAATAACTCAGGAAAGGACAAGGCCTATGATACTTCAAGAATAGATGAGGCTGGTTTTTATGAAGATCAAAGCTATTCCTTTCCAGCTAATCTAGCTTCCCCCGATATTTGGTCCTTATTTGATGACCAATGGGGAAAGAAAATAGATGTATAATCAACTTTAGgattttcaatcaattatttacatttttgtattcagATTTTAGTTCCCtaggatattaatattatattataattcatgttAGTATGTAcaaatttacattcatttttttttcttcataaatatagataacCTCATTGAATCAATGATGTTAACGATTAGGTgcaataaaaattagatattgttAATACATCCCTAACTCTATTTACATGTTAATCCATTTATATTCAGTATTAGTTACATAAGTAATATAACTGataaatatcacaaaaataGGGGTTTACTCTCATCAGAGAAGAGGTGTTAAGGAAATTTTAGCTGTATATAGCAACAACAACGtgtcaaaaaattgtcagaTTTTCAAAGCTTTAAAGAATAGTAATGCTAGAAGATTTTGATCTATTCTCAGGTtttacacaatttaaaaagtttgaatgaaAAGTACCTCAATGAACAACGTGTTTGGGATAAATTGTTCTCTTCCACTCAATGTGAGTAGGTTCGTGTCTCTGAtagttcctagagaagaaaatatacttaatgtatttgGACTTCAAAAGACAATTTCTAGGCCTGACGGAgtaatgtaatactataatttttacttacaattaatcagtgcaactccatctcaccaattgtaggaacatttaaaaaaaaaacactgtccTAATTAATTGAATCAATAATCAGTGAAGGGGAACAAATATTGCCTAAGTCATGATAAAATGATTCCTCTCTGTTAGTAACtgacctaaatatatatactttcaaAGTGATCTATTCTAGGAATCCGGGTTTTTTCGGTAGTGAAATAAATCTCCTTTTcccgctaacacaaaaatgtactctgtattttgttgtgagaTATCAATCTGTCTGCTTCTTTTCAGCTTATCAgtttctgaacattgattggttgaatttgaatgaacTCTTTTGAAgctatgattaattttaaactgtTATTTAGATATAGTTTAATTGTTGGCAATAATTATACatctaactaccaactgattttatcCCTTAATTTCGGTTTCAGAAAGATTGCTAGATATGTACAATAAGGGTAACAACTTATAAAGCTAACAGATGCGTTTTGTCactcttttttaatacatgGCTTTAGTCATaaaacatttaacaaattttatttctagtAGGAAGCCCCTCTTTCAAATGCATAGATACTACATACGAACATAGTTAGATAATCATGGAATTGATCATTTatgaaacacaaaaataaggaaacttatgaatgatttatatattcttatattgcaattaatttttacttatcgATGAGATGTTTAtcgttttaaaataattgcaatttttgacaataagggtattcaaccattcaaaatataacaattgtACCTATACACGcatgaaaaaattgcaaaataggtttgtcaaataaatttcaaaacatttgaagtcagtttgaatatattatttatcgcTAATGGCTACTTTTTCTAAtaagaaatgtataaattagTTTGATCAGAGTGCAGCTATACTGTGACGGGAAGATTCCCCCAGGAATTTCCACCCTGGGAACCTTTAACCTCATATTTATATTCAGAAtcatctgcaggattatattttgggagagGTTTTAGgatatttatctttcttttttaattccaacaatttcaattttttggagaaaaattgaaaaattaaattttttggaaaaaaaattcaattgttaaaatttttgaagaaaaatttcaaaaatccataacttatctcaaaaaaattcagaattgttcacaaaaataaaaaaaattcgaaaaaactttaaaaatccagatcttttcacaaaaaaactgaaattttttggaaaaatattccaaaaattaaatttcaaatataaatttttttttaagaaaatttcaaatattaaatttgtcggggaaaaatttctaaaatccatagctattcacagacaattaaattttttggaaaaattaaatttctaatattaaattttttagtaaatattaaaaatcccaTAATTTTTGGGGGGCTACAGGCCCTCCAGCCCTTTCCCTGCGGGCGTTCCtgatattatagcataaatt harbors:
- the LOC121120005 gene encoding uncharacterized protein, which translates into the protein MPKFFINKWRNLKESIPNIESTSIDRSFRKALKFILVIDEIDRFIELRDDDDIPPEFVFYFERNWRRTKLKETQRCVSMSTMLVRNGLDQKILWIYQHQNLHFTLAVIDNLLHIRPFFEGRIQVTNNDQNRIYFSIEKVLSSCNNNNSSKKNGDAQQPKAEERFFFGGRPKGRRRPHPSSYGPPKRHPPRRPHNKKPSYGGKPHPPRGHPSRKPAYKPSYGKHPQNIKYKQPATTKNPTFAEPIDSYGSPKAPPVDINDSYGSPKAPPVDINDSYGSPKAPTIDSTDSYGSQQAPPVINDYKAPQTPAPTKYNSVKSLTSNNYGKPKVPTSNKFQPAQAPASNSYGSPKHPPSQSYNPITNPSSNTYGSPKAPLYKPKKPSNKYRPSPVSNSYKPQNAYKPAKNPVKNSYASPLAPASNTYKPAKAPATNSYNPPQAPASNTQKPVKASSTSTYSSPQAPASNSYNPAKVPSSNSYNSPPAPTSNTYKPATAPSSNKFNLPPAPSSNSYKPAKAPSSNSYDSPPAPTSNSYTPDKAPSSNNYNSPPVLAPNSYKPANIPSSNSYNSPPAPTSNNYGSSQASASNTYKSTSNNNGISSTNDYEPQLTSAPNSYNYPDVPSLSSYESAEAPTSYGVSSTTKAPVTTAPQYEAPSSGFDTSSYLNNDIRDFPTFPAPNFPELFPNFVPNFKFDFPKIRQSNSNKEQKGSNQPSDSYSVDQTTTSTTSRYSYKKVTTQSTTTVTASTYVRPSLNTQTIYRGHVNSKKKNPKPSKSSISSHKPDNEPINSYEVTQSRPSSFVIPSSTKKPILPPKQNIKTNDRPYSQSSSTTYGSPSNSQSSSYSSQPSSSSYGGPSSSPSSSYSSQSSSSSYGSPSSSPSSSYSSQPSSSSYGSPSSPPSSSYSSQSSSSSYGSPSSPPASSYNSQSSSFQSSSSQKNNPSSSNQSPSRQPSSSYEGSNQSSSETYESPSREPSDDYASNQSPSTSYVSQVNKPESTYNAGSSSSSYDVDPTYETLPASKPVSGYGIPSANIITSYENPVPKNEKKLTSTGYSSSSNAAYQAMFMPSPPDSSDKKSSYGTLTPLLNPIKVPSPSSYSPPSVIPPVTYEVEEQSFNPQSDSSPSFPSLTYEQASVLSPTDPEPTPFEVKDTYSPSFSIQQDTYASSYSATAPSFTDESLKNPFSTSTTYGKSSNEDRYEENNGLNGSNNSGKDKAYDTSRIDEAGFYEDQSYSFPANLASPDIWSLFDDQWGKKIDV